A stretch of DNA from Staphylococcus equorum:
AAAGCAAATGAAGCATTAGTAAAAGCGTTGCAAGCATGGGATATTGATCATTTATATGGTATTCCAGGAGATTCTATAGATGCAGTCGTAGATAGTTTAAGAACAGTTAGAAATAATATTAAATTTGTTAATGTTAGACACGAAGAAGTTGCAAGTCTAACTGCTTCAAGTTATACGAAAGTGACTGGCAAAATTGGAGTAGCTTTAAGTATTGGTGGACCTGGTGTAATTCACTTACTTAACGGTATGTATGATGCGAAAATGGACAATGTACCTCAACTTATTTTAGCTGGTCAAACAGATAGTACAGCTTTAGGTACGAAAGCATTCCAAGAAACAGATATTAGCAAATTAGTTGATGACGTGTCAGTCTATAACCGTCAAATATCTGAAAATGACAAAGATATATTTGGTATTGTCAATGAAGCGATTCGTACTGCATATGAGAAAAAAGGTGTAGCCGTATTAATCTTACCGAATAACTTATTAACAAATAAAGTTAAAGATACAACAAATACAAAAGTGGACACTGCACCACCAGCACGTGTAACACCAAAACCACGTAGTATTAAAAAAGCAACTAAGCTTATCAATAAAAGTAAACGTCCGGTAGTACTTGTCGGTATGGGTGCTAAGCATGCCAAAGATGAACTACTTCAATTTATTGAAGCGGTGAAAATACCTTCAATTATCACGCTACCTGCGAAAGGTTTATTAGCGGATGCGCATCCTTATAATATTGGTAATCTAGGTAAAATCGGAACGAAAACATCTTACCAAACAATACAAGATGCCGACCTATTAATCATGATAGGTACGAATTATCCTTATGTGGATTATTTACCTAAGAAAAATATTAAAGCAATTCAAATTGATAACAATGCTGAAAATATTGGCCACCGTTTTGATGTGAATGTGGGTATTGTTGGTGACAGTAAATTATCATTGCTACAATTAACAGATTCAGTAAAACATGTATCAGAACGTGATTTCTTAACGAAAACATTAGAAAGAAAAGCAACTTGGGATGCATGGATGGCAAAAGATTTAGAAGATAACAGTAAACCCATTAGACCAGAACGTCTAATGGATGCAATTAACCAAGTAAGAACAGACGATGCAATCTTTTCTATTGATGTAGGTACATCAACAGTATGGTCAACACGTTATTTAAATTTAACAGTTAACAATAAATTTATTGTATCTAGTTGGTTAGGTACAATGGGTTGTGCATTGCCAGGTGCCATTGCTGCTAAAACAGCATACCCTAATCGTCAAGTTGTCGGTATTGCTGGTGATGGTGCATTCCAAATGGTAATGCAAGACTTTGCAACAGCAGTACAATATGACTTACCAATGACGTTCTTTGTGTTAAATAATCAACAACTTTCATTTATTAAATACGAACAACAAGCAGCTGGTGAATTAGAATATGCAATTAATTTCACTGATATTGATTACGCAAAATTTGCTGAAAGTTGTGGTGGCGTTGGTTACACATTAACTGACCCAAATAGAATTGACGAAGTAGTTGAAGATGCAATGTCGCAAGACCGTCCAACAATTGTCAACGTGTACGTTGATGAAACTGCAGCACCATTACCAGGCAAGATTGTGATGGATGAAGCAATGAATTATGGTAAATGGGCATTTAGATCAATTACTGAAGATGGAAAATTAGACCTAGAGGAGTTACCTCCAATGTCAACGGCGGTAAAACGTTTCTTCTAAACTTATATTTTAATTTAAAGCTACCAAACTATTTTATGCTTGGTAGCTTTCAGAGTGTCGACAAAGTCTCCGACTTTGTTGGCACTTTTTTTGTGCACGCTTTCCGCGGGCACAGCCTCAGCCTGTAGTCTTCGGCTAGTGCTTTTCCCGCAGGAGTCGGCACAAATTACTGCCATTTTTTACTTAGTATGTTACATAAAATTTTAGCGTTACATATCCTTATACATTAAAGTGGACACTTGAATGACTATTGAGTTAAATGTATAATGATATTCAAATATATACTTTAATGAGAGGTTGGAGGATATGAATAAAAATGAAACGTGTGAAGTTTTCTGTTATGACGAAAAAAAGGTTAATAAAGTACAGCATGATTTACAA
This window harbors:
- a CDS encoding pyruvate oxidase, with product MAKIKANEALVKALQAWDIDHLYGIPGDSIDAVVDSLRTVRNNIKFVNVRHEEVASLTASSYTKVTGKIGVALSIGGPGVIHLLNGMYDAKMDNVPQLILAGQTDSTALGTKAFQETDISKLVDDVSVYNRQISENDKDIFGIVNEAIRTAYEKKGVAVLILPNNLLTNKVKDTTNTKVDTAPPARVTPKPRSIKKATKLINKSKRPVVLVGMGAKHAKDELLQFIEAVKIPSIITLPAKGLLADAHPYNIGNLGKIGTKTSYQTIQDADLLIMIGTNYPYVDYLPKKNIKAIQIDNNAENIGHRFDVNVGIVGDSKLSLLQLTDSVKHVSERDFLTKTLERKATWDAWMAKDLEDNSKPIRPERLMDAINQVRTDDAIFSIDVGTSTVWSTRYLNLTVNNKFIVSSWLGTMGCALPGAIAAKTAYPNRQVVGIAGDGAFQMVMQDFATAVQYDLPMTFFVLNNQQLSFIKYEQQAAGELEYAINFTDIDYAKFAESCGGVGYTLTDPNRIDEVVEDAMSQDRPTIVNVYVDETAAPLPGKIVMDEAMNYGKWAFRSITEDGKLDLEELPPMSTAVKRFF